A genomic segment from Saimiri boliviensis isolate mSaiBol1 chromosome 14, mSaiBol1.pri, whole genome shotgun sequence encodes:
- the WIZ gene encoding protein Wiz isoform X8 — MAEVASLTGSPIPTSAKPSPVPPPPPIGSAAVANFDPGTFSLMRCDFCGAGFDTRAGLSSHARAHLRDFGITNWELTVSPINILQELLATSAAEQPPSPLGREPGGLPGSFLTSRRPRLPLTVPFPPTWAEDPGPAYGDAQSLTTCEVCGACFETRKGLSSHARSHLRQLGVAESESSGAPIDLLYELVKQKGLPDAHLGLPPGLAKKSSSLKEVVAGAPRPGLLTLAKPLDAPAVNKAIKSPPGFSAKGLGHPPSSPLLKKTPLALAGSPTPKNPEDKTPQLSLSPRPASPKAQWPQSEDEGPLNLTLDSDGGRELDCQLCGAWFETRKGLSSHARAHLRHLGVSDPDAKGSPIDVLHGLIRRDGVQIRLPPRRGALAHLGRPPPTSAALSLLPPPPPAKKAKLKAAGMASPWGKQDLSAAAAAGIFWASDVEPSPLNLSSGPEPARDIRCEFCGEFFENRKGLSSHARSHLRQMGVTEWYVNGSPIDTLREILKRRTQSRPGGPPNPPGPSPKALAKMMGGAGPGSSLEARSPSDLHISPLAKKLPPPPGSPLGHSPTASPPPTARKMFPGLAAPSLPKKLKPEQIRVEIKREMLPGALHGELHPSEGPWGAPREDMTPLNLSSRAEPVRDIRCEFCGEFFENRKGLSSHARSHLRQMGVTEWSVNGSPIDTLREILKKKSKPCLIKKEPPAGDLAPALAEDGPPTVAPGPVQSPLPLSPLAGRPGKPGAGPAQVPRELSLTPITGAKPSATGYLGSVAAKRPLQEDRLLPAEVKAKTYIQTELPFKAKTLHEKTSHSSTEACCELCGLYFENRKALASHARAHLRQFGVTEWCVNGSPIETLSEWIKHRPQKVGAYRSYIQGGRPFTKKFRSAGHGRDSDKRPSLGLAPGGLAVVGRSAGGEPGPEAGRAADSGERPLAASPPGAVKAEEHQRQNINKFERRQARPPDASAARGGEETNDLQQKLEEVRQPPPRVRPVPSLVPRPPQTSLVKFVGNIYTLKCRFCEVEFQGPLSIQEEWVRHLQRHILEMNFSKADPPPEESQAPQAQTAAAEAP; from the exons ACGGGCAGCCCCATCCCGACCTCAGCGAAGCCCTCCCCTGTGCCACCTCCGCCACCCATCGGATCAGCAGCTG TGGCCAACTTTGACCCAGGAACCTTCAGCCTGATGCGCTGTGACTTCTGCGGGGCTGGCTTCGACACACGGGCCGGCCTCTCCAGCCACGCCCGTGCCCACCTGCGTGATTTTGGTATCACCAACTGGGAGCTCACCGTCTCACCCATCAACATCCTGCAGGAGCTGCTGGCCACCTCTGCCGCTGAGCAGCCCCCCAGTCCCTTGGGCCGAGAGCCTGGGGGTCTGCCTGGCAGCTTCTTGACCTCCCGTCGGCCCCGCTTACCTCTCACGGTGCCCTTTCCACCCACCTGGGCTGAGGACCCTGGGCCAGCCTATGGAGATG CCCAGAGCCTGACCACCTGCGAGGTCTGCGGCGCCTGCTTTGAGACCCGAAAGGGCCTGTCCAGCCACGCACGCTCCCACCTGCGGCAGCTGGGAGTGGCGGAGTCGGAGAGCAGCGGCGCACCCATCGACCTCCTCTACGAGCTTGTGAAGCAGAAGGGGCTGCCCGATGCCCACCTTGGGCTGCCCCCAGGCCTAGCTAAGAAGTCCAGCTCGCTGAAGGAGGTGGTCGCCGGGGCCCCCCGGCCCGGCTTGCTCACCCTTGCCAAGCCCTTGGATGCCCCTGCTGTCAACAAAGCCATCAAGTCGCCTCCTGGCTTCTCGGCCAAGGGCCTGGGCCACCCGCCCAGCTCTCCACTCCTCAAAAAGACACCACTGGCCCTGGCGGGCTCCCCTACCCCTAAGAATCCTGAGGACAAGACCCCCCAGCTGTCCCTGAGTCCCCGGCCGGCCTCCCCAAAGGCACAGTGGCCTCAGTCTGAGGATGAGGGGCCCTTGAACCTCA CTTTAGATAGTGACGGGGGCAGAGAGCTGGACTGCCAGCTGTGCGGTGCCTGGTTTGAGACCCGAAAGGGCCTGTCCAGCCACGCCCGTGCTCACCTGCGCCACCTGGGCGTCAGCGATCCGGACGCCAAGGGATCCCCCATAGACGTGCTCCACGGGCTCATCAGGAGGGACGGCGTCCAGATCCGCCTCCCACCCAGGCGCGGCGCCCTGGCCCACCTGGGGCGGCCGCCTCCCACCTCCGCGGCCCTCTCCTTGCTCCCCCCCCCACCGCCGGCCAAGAAGGCCAAGCTGAAGGCCGCGGGTATGGCCAGCCCCTGGGGGAAGCAGGACCTCTCGGCCGCCGCAGCCGCCGGCATTTTCTGGGCCTCTGATGTGGAGCCGTCTCCTCTCAACCTCT cctcaggCCCAGAGCCAGCGCGAGATATCCGCTGTGAGTTCTGTGGTGAGTTCTTCGAGAACCGCAAGGGCCTCTCGAGCCATGCACGCTCCCACCTGCGGCAAATGGGTGTGACCGAGTGGTACGTCAATGGCTCGCCCATCGACACGCTGCGGGAGATCCTGAAGAGACGGACCCAGTCTCGGCCTGGCGGACCTCCCAACCCACCAGGGCCAAGCCCAAAAGCCCTGGCCAAGATGATGGGTGGCGCAGGTCCTGGCAGCTCACTGGAAGCCCGCAGCCCCTCGGACCTTCACATCTCACCCTTGGCCAAGAAGTTGCCACCGCCACCAGGCAGCCCCCTGGGCCACTCACCaactgcctctcctcctcccacggCCCGGAAGATGTTCCCAGGCTTGGCTGCACCCTCCCTGCCCAAGAAGCTGAAGCCTGAACAAATTCGGGTGGAAATCAAGCGGGAGATGCTGCCAGGGGCCCTTCATGGGGAGCTGCACCCATCTGAGGGTCCCTGGGGGGCACCACGGGAAGACATGACACCCCTGAACCTGT CGTCCCGGGCAGAGCCGGTGCGCGACATACGCTGTGAGTTCTGCGGTGAGTTCTTCGAGAACCGCAAGGGCCTTTCAAGTCACGCGCGCTCCCACCTGCGGCAGATGGGTGTGACCGAGTGGTCCGTCAATGGTTCACCCATCGACACACTGCGAGAAATCCTCAAGAAGAAATCCAAGCCGTGCCTCATCAAGAAGGAGCCACCGGCTGGAGACCTGGCCCCTGCCTTGGCTGAGGATGGGCCTCCCACTGTGGCTCCTGGGCCGGTGCAGTCCCCACTGCCGCTGTCGCCCCTGGCTGGCCGGCCAGGCAAACCAGGTGCAGGGCCAGCCCAGGTTCCTCGAGAGCTCAGCCTGACGCCCATCACTGGGGCCAAACCCTCAGCCACTGGCTACTTGGGCTCAGTGGCAGCCAAGCGGCCCCTGCAGGAGGACCGCCTCCTCCCAGCAGAGGTCAAGGCCAAGACCTACATCCAGACTGAACTGCCCTTCAAGGCAAAGACCCTTCACGAGAAGACCTCCCACTCCT CCACCGAGGCCTGCTGCGAGCTGTGTGGCCTTTACTTTGAAAACCGCAAGGCCCTGGCCAGCCACGCACGGGCACACCTGCGGCAGTTCGGCGTGACCGAGTGGTGCGTCAATGGCTCACCCATCGAGACACTGAGCGAGTGGATCAAGCACCGGCCCCAGAAGGTGGGCGCCTACCGCAGCTACATCCAGGGCGGCCGCCCCTTCACCAAGAAGTTCCGCAGTGCTGGCCATGGCCGTGACAGTGACAAGCGGCCGTCCCTGGGGCTGGCACCCGGGGGCCTGGCCGTGGTCGGCCGCAGTGCCGGCGGGGAGCCAGGGCCTGAGGCTGGCCGGGCAGCTGACAGTGGTGAGCGGCCTCTGGCAGCCAGCCCACCAGGCGCTGTGAAGGCCGAGGAGCACCAGCGGCAGAACATCAACA AATTCGAACGCCGACAAGCCCGCCCTCCAGATGCCTCCGCAGCTCGGGGAGGCGAAGAGACCAATGACCTAcagcagaagctggaggaggtgCGGCAACCCCCACCCCGAGTCCGGCCGGTTCCCTCCCTGGTGCCCCGGCCCCCACAGACATCACTTGTCAAGTTTGTGGGCAACATCTACACCCTCAAATGCAG GTTCTGTGAAGTGGAATTCCAGGGACCCCTCTCCATCCAGGAAGAGTGGGTGCGGCACTTACAGCGGCACATCCTGGAGATGAACTTCTCCAAAGCGGACCCCCCACCTGAGGAGTCCCAGGCCCCGCAGGCACAGACAGCGGCGGCAGAGGCTCCCTAA